The following coding sequences are from one Camarhynchus parvulus chromosome 1, STF_HiC, whole genome shotgun sequence window:
- the TEX55 gene encoding testis-specific expressed protein 55 — translation MHTSESTQDGSNTVEAVLSAAEIAFESLENPEDFGDPYQVAMNYVEEHKILQIFQDITEKLLIHKPDDPLEFILLEVQSMINARQAEPEKLSE, via the exons ATGCACACCTCTGAATCCACACAGGATGGCAGTAACACCGTTGAGGCTGTGTTGTCAGCAGCAGAGATTGCATTTGAATCATTGGAGAATCCAGAGGATTTTGGAGACCCCTATCAAGTTGCCATGAATTATGTGGAGGAACATAAAATTCTACAGATATTTCAG GATATCACAGAAAAACTGCTGATCCATAAGCCTGATGACCCCTTGGAGTTCATATTGCTGGAG GTGCAGTCTATGATAAATGCCAGGCAAGCAGAACCGGAGAAACTATCGGAATAG